The following are encoded together in the Narcine bancroftii isolate sNarBan1 chromosome 10, sNarBan1.hap1, whole genome shotgun sequence genome:
- the ciao2b gene encoding cytosolic iron-sulfur assembly component 2B codes for MAGGQRLENANPLIFGRSSERPLTARELDEQEADAIDDREIFDLIRSINDPEHPLSLEELNVVEQLRVNVADQENSVSVAFTPTIPHCSMATLIGLSIKVKLLRSLPARFKVDVHITPGTHASEQAVNKQLADKERVAAALENSHLLEVVNQCLSARL; via the exons ATGGCGGGTGGGCAGCGTTTGGAAAACGCGAACCCGCTGATCTTCGGGCGGAGCTCGGAGCGGCCGCTCACCGCGCGGGAGCTGGACGAGCAGGAGGCCGACGCCATCGACGACAGGGAGATCTTCGAT CTGATCAGATCAATAAATGACCCAGAACATCCACTCAGTCTTGAGGagctgaatgtggtggaacagctTCGTGTTAAT GTGGCTGATCAGGAGAACAGTGTGTCAGTGGCCTTCACTCCCACCATCCCTCATTGTAGCATGGCCACACTCATTGGCTTATCGATCAAAGTGAAGTTGCTGCGATCGCTACCTGCACGTTTCAAG GTGGATGTTCACATTACTCCGGGAACACATGCCTCTGAGCAAGCAG TGAACAAGCAGCTGGCGGATAAGGAGCGCGTGGCTGCCGCCTTGGAGAACTCACACTTACTGGAGGTCGTCAACCAGTGCCTGTCGGCAAGGCTGTGA